Proteins encoded in a region of the Hemiscyllium ocellatum isolate sHemOce1 unplaced genomic scaffold, sHemOce1.pat.X.cur. scaffold_268_pat_ctg1, whole genome shotgun sequence genome:
- the LOC132812362 gene encoding gastrula zinc finger protein XlCGF7.1-like, translating to MEKPWKCGDCGKGFRSPSKLEIHRRVHTGERPFSCSVCGKGFSDSSTLLTHQRVHTGEQPFTCSVCGKGFTRLSILLTHQRLHTGERPFACSECGKGFSDSSTLLRHQQVHTGERPFTCSVCGKGFTQSSTLFSHQRVHTGERPFSCSVCSKSFTRSSTLLTHQRIHTGEGTFTCSECGKAFTKLLKLKSHQRVHTRKRPFTCSVCDKGFARSSDLLTHQRVHTGDRPFSCSVCGKSFTRSSDLLTHQRVHTGERPFSCSVCGKSFSRSSNLLTHDMLLRDPFTLN from the exons atggagaaaccgtggaagtgtggggattgcgggaaaggattcCGCTCCCCCTCCAAgctggagatccaccgccgtgtccacaccggggagaggccgttcagctgctcggtgtgcgggaagggcttcagcgactcgtccaccctgctgacccaccagcgggtccacaccggggagcagcccttcacctgctcggtgtgcgggaagggcttcacccggctgtccatcctgctgacccaccagcggctccacaccggggagaggccgttcgcctgctccgagtgcgggaagggcttcagcgactcgtccaccctgctgcggcaccagcaggtccacaccggggagaggcccttcacctgctccgtctgcggcaagggcttcacccagtcgtccaccCTGTTCtcacaccagcgggtccacaccggggagaggccgttcagctgctccgtcTGCAGCAAGAGCTTTACccgctcgtccaccctgctgacccaccagcggatccacaccggcgAGGGGACCTTcacctgctccgagtgcgggaaggccttcactaAGTTGTTGAAACTGAagtcccaccagcgggtccacaccaggaagcggcccttcacctgctccgtctgcgacAAGGGCTTCGCCCGCTCGTCCGACCTgctaacccaccagcgggtccacaccggggataggccgttcagctgctcggtctgcggcaagagctttacccgctcgtccgacctgctaacccaccagcgggtccacaccggggagaggccgttcagctgctcggtctgcggcaagagctttTCCCGctcgtccaacctgctgacccacga tatgctgcttagggaccccTTCACCCTGAACTAA
- the LOC132812363 gene encoding gastrula zinc finger protein XlCGF49.1-like: MFCCSRCGKGFTWVDNVQTHQRFHTGERLFSCHECGKAFSNSSDLLKHRRVHTGERPFSCPECGKAFSDSSNLLRHRRVHTGERPFSCPECGKAFSNSSNLLAHQQVHMGERPFSCPECGKAFSKSSNLLAHQRVHTGERPFSCPECGKAFSNSSDLLRHRRIHTGERPFACPECGKAFSNSSDLLSHRRVHTRERPFSCPECGKGFTRSSKLLAHQWVHTGERPFACPDTVHQH; this comes from the coding sequence ATGTTTTGCTGCTCCAGGTGCGGGAAAGGGTTCACTTGGGTGGACAACGTCCAGACCCATCAGCGattccacacaggggagaggctcTTCAGTTGCCATGAGTGCGGGaaagccttcagcaattcctccgacctgctgaagcaccggcgagtccacacgggggagaggccattcagctgccccgaatgtgggaaggccttcagcgactcctccaacctgctgaggcaccggcgggtccacacgggggagaggcccttcagctgcccagagtgtgggaaggccttcagcaattcctccaacctgctggcCCATCAGcaggtccacatgggggagaggcccttcagctgcccagagtgcgggaaggccttcagtaaATCCTCCAACCTGTTGGCCCATCAGCGGGTTCACACAggtgagaggcccttcagctgcccagagtgcgggaaggccttcagcaattcctccgacctgctgaGACATCGGCgaatccacacgggggagaggcctttcGCCTGCCCAGAGTGTggtaaggccttcagcaattcctctgacctgttgtcccaccggcgggtccataccagggaaaggccattcagctgccccgagtgtgggaaggggttcACCCGCTCCTCCAAACTGCTGGCCCACCaatgggtccacaccggggagaggccgtttgcCTGCCCCGACACTGTCCATCAACACtaa